A region from the Lemur catta isolate mLemCat1 chromosome 7, mLemCat1.pri, whole genome shotgun sequence genome encodes:
- the LOC123642029 gene encoding olfactory receptor 52K2-like, with product MLAFNRTNLQPITFLLLDIPGLEAAHVWISIPFCLVYLLSLMGNVALLLIAKTDPKLHEPMYLFLCMLSVADLMLTSSTLPKILSLFWFNNREIYFEACLTQMYLIHSLSTMESGFILAMAFDRYVAIFHPLRHSTILTPTVIAGLGLTIVFRGAVLLSPHPFLLKWLSYCRTNVISHTYCEFMALIKLVCTETKIRRAYSLLVAFLTGGLDFILIICSYVLILITVFSLPSKAARHKTLNTCVSHVWVILAFYTPAFFSFLTHRFGHQIAPHIHIFIANIYLLIPPMMNPIIYGVKTKRIRERFFKFLTIKCFCLYKNL from the coding sequence ATGTTAGCTTTCAACAGGACCAATCTTCAACCTATCACGTTTCTACTACTTGACATTCCAGGTTTGGAGGCTGCCCACGTGTGGATCTCCATCCCTTTCTGCCTGGTCTACCTGTTGTCACTGATGGGAAATGTTGCCCTTTTGTTAATTGCCAAGACAGACCCCAAACTACATGAACCTATGTATCTCTTTCTATGTATGCTCTCTGTGGCTGATTTGATGCTTACTTCTTCTACACTTCCTAAGATACTCAGCCTCTTCTGGTTCAACAACAGAGAGATCTACTTTGAAGCCTGCCTCACTCAAATGTATCTGATCCATTCTCTGTCTACCATGGAATCTGGATTTATCTTGGCCATGGCTTttgaccgctatgtggccattTTTCACCCACTGAGACATTCCACTATCTTAACACCTACAGTGATTGCAGGCTTGGGTCTGACCATTGTCTTCAGAGGAGCTGTACTCCTCAGTCCACATCCCTTCCTCCTGAAGTGGCTTTCCTATTGCAGAACTAATGTCATCTCCCATACCTACTGTGAGTTTATGGCCCTGATAAAGCTGGTTTGCACTGAGACCAAGATTCGTAGAGCTTATAGCCTACTTGTGGCATTCCTGACAGGGGGGTTGGATTTCATACTGATCATCTGTTCATATGTTCTTATTCTTATAACTGTCTTCAGTCTCCCATCTAAAGCTGCCCGTCACAAGACCTTAAACACCTGTGTCTCTCATGTATGGGTCATCTTGGCATTTTATACAccagcctttttttcctttctcacccATAGGTTTGGCCACCAAATTGCTCCACATATCCACATTTTTATAGCAAATATATATCTTCTTATCCCACCCATGATGAATCCTATTATTTATGGTGTTAAAACCAAAAGGATCAGGGAGAGATTCTTTAAATTCTTAACCATCAAATGTTTTTGTCTTTACAAGAATTTGTGA